A genomic segment from Streptosporangium roseum DSM 43021 encodes:
- a CDS encoding alpha/beta hydrolase-fold protein, with protein sequence MIDILRGVRSAALGNSRDVFVYSPPGYDPAAGPYPVVYLHDGQHVFAGAGLEPSWRLDETLDELIGGGALPPLVAVGVSNAGDERGAEYSHAVPYPRDPRGLSKGELYERFLIEELMPLIRSRYAVTGSAGSTAVMGSSMGGLVSYHLAFRRPDVFGLAAILSPFLVFVDPETLTETPVYRRFTERGPGRVWVDIGGMEGLITVRHARELAAQLVGLGYAPDTELRYRHEPDAPHHESAWQARAASALLHLFGAEGPPVELTAAPEALRAGVGEAIDAAPVAVRADGCVYSALSAQVAWHPEHRLKHAGTALLTATDPGTAEVTATVGALTARRVITVVDGGPTATLDVTVVTPPGTPEGDTVYFSGLVTTRVAPGVHHGRWRLPRGLGLNGTVGRGWRCDGLDADGLPIRGPLRHDADRSLSVRVEGWSDPERDDPHKGSDPADDPERDGPHRGSDLADGPGMPGPDSQTDTPHSGS encoded by the coding sequence GTGATCGACATCCTGCGAGGCGTCCGTTCCGCCGCCCTCGGCAACTCCCGTGACGTCTTCGTCTACTCGCCGCCCGGCTATGACCCCGCCGCCGGGCCGTACCCCGTGGTCTACCTCCACGACGGCCAGCACGTGTTCGCCGGGGCCGGGCTTGAGCCGAGCTGGCGGCTCGACGAGACGCTGGACGAGCTGATCGGCGGCGGCGCGCTGCCGCCGCTGGTCGCGGTCGGGGTGTCCAACGCCGGTGACGAGCGCGGCGCGGAGTACTCCCACGCCGTGCCCTACCCCCGCGACCCTCGCGGCCTGTCCAAGGGCGAGCTGTACGAGCGGTTCCTCATCGAGGAGCTGATGCCGCTCATCCGGTCCCGGTACGCGGTGACCGGCTCCGCCGGGAGCACCGCCGTCATGGGCTCGTCGATGGGCGGGCTGGTCAGCTACCACCTGGCCTTCCGGCGTCCCGACGTGTTCGGGCTGGCGGCGATCCTCTCGCCGTTCCTGGTGTTCGTCGACCCCGAGACGCTCACGGAGACGCCCGTCTACCGGCGCTTCACCGAGCGCGGGCCCGGCCGGGTATGGGTCGACATCGGCGGGATGGAGGGGTTGATCACGGTCCGCCATGCCCGTGAGCTCGCCGCGCAGCTCGTCGGGCTCGGGTACGCGCCCGATACGGAGCTGCGCTACCGGCACGAGCCGGACGCGCCGCACCACGAGAGCGCGTGGCAGGCGCGGGCGGCCAGCGCGCTGCTGCACCTGTTCGGGGCCGAAGGGCCGCCGGTCGAGCTCACCGCCGCCCCCGAGGCGCTGAGGGCCGGCGTGGGTGAGGCGATCGACGCCGCGCCCGTCGCCGTGCGCGCGGACGGCTGCGTCTACTCGGCGCTCAGCGCCCAGGTGGCCTGGCACCCCGAGCACCGGCTCAAGCACGCGGGTACCGCACTGCTCACGGCGACCGATCCCGGTACCGCCGAGGTCACGGCCACCGTGGGCGCGCTCACGGCACGCCGGGTGATCACCGTCGTGGACGGCGGGCCGACCGCGACGCTCGACGTCACCGTCGTCACCCCGCCCGGCACCCCCGAGGGGGACACCGTCTACTTCTCCGGCCTCGTCACCACCCGCGTCGCCCCCGGCGTCCACCACGGCCGGTGGCGGCTGCCCCGGGGGCTCGGGCTCAACGGCACCGTCGGCAGGGGCTGGCGCTGCGACGGGCTGGACGCGGACGGCCTCCCGATCCGCGGGCCGCTCAGGCACGACGCCGACCGCAGCCTGTCCGTCAGGGTCGAAGGCTGGAGCGATCCGGAGCGGGACGACCCGCACAAGGGCTCGGACCCCGCGGACGATCCGGAGCGGGACGGCCCGCACAGGGGCTCGGACCTCGCTGACGGGCCCGGCATGCCCGGCCCGGACTCCCAGACCGACACCCCCCACTCCGGCTCATGA
- a CDS encoding sugar ABC transporter substrate-binding protein: MRTTVLTLAGLTLLAAGCGAAADQTGRSGRPAQASGSAQATATLTVWADDSRAKPLQDIASVFERDRGVKVKIVQKGMGGLRDDFVSQAPTGQGPDMIVGPHDWLGKLVQNGVVAPVDLAATASRFPKIALDAMRYEGQTYGLPYSVESVALLRNMKLAPERPVTFDELVATGRKLVREGKATFPVGLPVDPKAGSPYHLYPLQTSFGSSVFDGGELAIDNPGGLKFAAYLRRLAEAKVISTSLSGEIATNAFREGRTPYLITGPWDAPALAKAGVPFAVEPVPPAGPEPARPFVGVQGFYVSAKSANPILANDFLLNYLATPEAQRALYAAGGRPPAMTSVREELRGDLVMSGFAKATLTGEPAPNVPAMDAVWGDWGLSQLAVITGDGDPAKLTGDAADRIRAKIAN, from the coding sequence ATGCGCACCACAGTTCTGACCCTGGCAGGTCTCACGCTCCTGGCCGCCGGATGCGGCGCCGCGGCCGACCAGACCGGCCGGTCCGGCCGGCCCGCTCAGGCGTCCGGGTCCGCGCAGGCCACCGCGACGCTCACCGTCTGGGCCGACGACAGCCGGGCCAAGCCGCTCCAGGACATCGCCTCGGTGTTCGAGCGGGACCGCGGCGTCAAGGTCAAGATCGTTCAGAAGGGCATGGGCGGTCTCCGCGACGACTTCGTCTCCCAGGCGCCGACGGGGCAGGGGCCTGACATGATCGTCGGCCCGCACGACTGGCTCGGCAAGCTCGTCCAGAACGGCGTCGTCGCGCCGGTCGACCTCGCCGCCACGGCGTCGCGGTTCCCGAAGATCGCGCTCGACGCCATGCGTTACGAGGGCCAGACGTACGGCCTGCCGTACAGCGTCGAGAGCGTCGCGCTCCTGCGCAACATGAAGCTCGCCCCCGAGCGTCCCGTGACGTTCGACGAGCTGGTGGCGACGGGCAGGAAGCTGGTGCGGGAGGGGAAGGCGACGTTCCCCGTCGGCCTGCCCGTCGACCCCAAGGCCGGCTCGCCGTACCATCTCTACCCGCTGCAGACCTCCTTCGGCTCCTCCGTGTTCGACGGCGGCGAGCTGGCGATCGACAACCCCGGAGGCCTGAAGTTCGCCGCCTACCTCAGGCGGCTCGCCGAGGCCAAGGTGATCTCCACCTCGCTGAGCGGTGAGATCGCGACCAACGCCTTCCGCGAGGGCAGGACGCCCTACCTGATCACCGGGCCGTGGGACGCGCCCGCGCTCGCGAAGGCCGGGGTGCCGTTCGCGGTCGAGCCGGTCCCGCCCGCGGGTCCGGAGCCGGCCAGGCCCTTCGTCGGCGTCCAGGGCTTCTACGTCAGCGCGAAGTCGGCCAACCCGATCCTCGCCAACGACTTCCTGCTCAACTACCTGGCCACCCCCGAGGCGCAGCGCGCGCTGTACGCGGCGGGTGGCCGGCCTCCGGCGATGACGTCGGTGCGCGAGGAGCTCCGCGGCGACCTGGTGATGTCCGGCTTCGCCAAGGCGACGCTGACCGGTGAGCCCGCGCCGAACGTGCCGGCCATGGACGCGGTCTGGGGCGACTGGGGGCTGTCGCAGCTCGCCGTCATCACCGGCGACGGCGACCCGGCCAAGCTGACCGGGGACGCCGCCGACCGCATCCGCGCGAAGATCGCGAACTGA
- a CDS encoding ABC transporter permease subunit, whose product MARSLSGGVAAKLAVLGVVDAFAVYGLVALGGRRSWWLFAAMLAGTVAINVIYLGSRRVPAKYLAPGVILLLVYQVYVVLYTGYAAFTNYGDGHNGTKQDAVAAILAASETRVPGSVAQPIRVVERGGELGFLVNGPGGARVGSAVRPLEPVAATGGDASGGVGAGGWRTLTYSEIVARQAEITALRVPVPGEGSLRTSDAVTAAPYRSTLSYDGRADTVTDPRTGVVYRDDGHGRFAAPGGAVLSPGWKVFVGFENFLTVLTDPGIRAPFLGVLVWTFAFAALSVGLTFAIGLGLALVLGRPELRGLRAYRSLLVLPYAFPAFMAALLWQGLLNPDHGFLNAVLLGGGHVPWLTDPWLAKLSVLAVNVWIGFPYMFLICTGALQAIPPALTEAAQIDGAGPWRVLREIKLPILLASVTPVLVATFAFNFNNFNVIYMLTGGGPRDPRSPVDVGSTDLLISLVYKLAFGGSARNYGLACAVSILIFAVIAAISLVGFRRARRLEAN is encoded by the coding sequence ATGGCACGTTCTCTCAGCGGCGGGGTGGCGGCCAAGCTGGCCGTCCTCGGCGTGGTCGACGCGTTCGCGGTCTACGGGCTGGTGGCGCTGGGCGGCCGGCGGTCGTGGTGGCTGTTCGCCGCGATGCTCGCGGGCACGGTCGCGATCAACGTCATCTACCTGGGCAGCAGGCGGGTCCCGGCGAAATACCTCGCGCCGGGGGTGATCCTGCTGCTCGTCTACCAGGTGTACGTCGTCCTGTACACCGGCTACGCCGCGTTCACGAACTACGGCGACGGGCACAACGGCACCAAACAGGACGCCGTCGCGGCGATCCTGGCCGCCAGCGAGACCAGGGTCCCCGGCTCCGTCGCACAGCCGATCAGGGTGGTCGAGCGGGGCGGAGAGCTCGGCTTCCTGGTGAACGGGCCGGGCGGCGCCCGGGTCGGCTCCGCCGTACGGCCGCTGGAGCCGGTCGCGGCCACGGGCGGTGACGCCTCGGGCGGCGTGGGGGCCGGCGGGTGGCGGACGCTGACCTACAGCGAGATCGTCGCGAGGCAGGCCGAGATCACCGCGTTGCGCGTGCCCGTCCCCGGCGAGGGAAGCCTGCGCACGTCCGACGCGGTGACCGCCGCGCCGTACCGCTCGACGCTCAGCTACGACGGACGCGCCGACACGGTCACCGATCCGCGCACCGGCGTGGTCTACCGCGACGACGGCCACGGCCGGTTCGCGGCACCGGGCGGCGCGGTGCTCAGCCCGGGGTGGAAGGTGTTCGTCGGGTTCGAGAACTTCCTCACCGTGCTGACGGACCCGGGGATCAGGGCGCCGTTCCTCGGCGTCCTCGTCTGGACCTTCGCCTTCGCCGCGCTCTCCGTCGGGCTGACCTTCGCCATCGGGCTCGGCCTGGCCCTGGTGCTGGGCCGGCCGGAGCTGCGCGGGCTGCGGGCCTATCGCTCGCTGCTGGTCCTGCCCTACGCCTTCCCCGCCTTCATGGCCGCCCTCCTCTGGCAGGGCCTGCTCAACCCCGACCACGGCTTCCTCAACGCCGTGCTGCTCGGCGGCGGCCACGTGCCGTGGCTCACCGACCCCTGGCTGGCCAAGCTCAGCGTGCTGGCCGTCAACGTCTGGATCGGCTTCCCCTACATGTTCCTCATCTGCACCGGCGCGCTGCAGGCCATCCCGCCCGCGCTCACCGAGGCCGCGCAGATCGACGGCGCCGGCCCGTGGCGGGTGCTGCGTGAGATCAAGCTGCCGATACTGCTGGCCTCGGTCACACCGGTGCTGGTCGCGACCTTCGCGTTCAACTTCAACAACTTCAACGTGATCTACATGCTCACCGGCGGCGGCCCCCGGGACCCCCGGTCGCCCGTCGACGTCGGCTCGACCGACCTGCTCATCTCGCTGGTCTACAAGCTGGCCTTCGGCGGCAGCGCCCGGAACTACGGGCTGGCATGCGCGGTCTCCATCCTCATCTTCGCCGTCATCGCGGCGATCTCGCTCGTCGGATTCCGCAGGGCTCGAAGGCTGGAGGCGAACTGA
- a CDS encoding sugar ABC transporter permease, whose amino-acid sequence MGHWFLRYGWRHLVGAAAVVVALFPLVFVAAASVNPSGTLTGSNDLFADPTAAHYRTLFTDPLHPFGSWFANSMAVGVTTAAGSVFLGACAAYAFSRFRFRGRRAGLLGLVFVQLFPQLLAYVAIFLLLSELKDVFPAIGLGSRLGLVMVYLGGALGVNTYLMKGFFDTVPKELDESAQIDGASHAQVFFRVLLPLVAPILVVVALFSFVATLNDFVIAGLVLTDPDQQTLAVGLYQLVSYKLGQNWGVFAAGALIGALPVLVLFQFLQRFIVGGLTSGAVKS is encoded by the coding sequence ATGGGCCACTGGTTCCTCAGGTACGGCTGGCGCCACCTCGTCGGAGCCGCCGCCGTCGTCGTGGCGCTGTTCCCGCTGGTCTTCGTGGCCGCCGCCTCGGTCAACCCGAGCGGCACGCTGACCGGGTCCAACGACCTGTTCGCCGACCCGACGGCGGCCCACTACCGGACCCTCTTCACCGACCCGCTGCATCCGTTCGGGAGCTGGTTCGCCAACTCGATGGCCGTCGGCGTGACCACGGCGGCCGGGTCGGTCTTTCTCGGCGCCTGCGCGGCCTACGCCTTCTCCCGTTTCCGGTTCAGGGGCCGCAGGGCCGGGCTGCTCGGGCTCGTGTTCGTCCAGCTCTTCCCGCAGCTCCTCGCCTACGTGGCGATCTTCCTGCTGCTGTCGGAGCTCAAGGACGTCTTCCCCGCGATCGGCCTCGGCAGCAGGCTCGGTCTCGTCATGGTCTACCTGGGTGGCGCGCTCGGCGTGAACACCTACCTGATGAAGGGCTTCTTCGACACGGTGCCGAAGGAGCTGGACGAGTCCGCGCAGATCGACGGGGCCTCGCACGCTCAGGTCTTCTTCCGTGTGCTGCTGCCGCTGGTCGCGCCGATCCTCGTCGTCGTCGCGCTGTTCTCGTTCGTGGCGACGCTCAACGACTTCGTCATCGCCGGCCTGGTGCTGACCGACCCCGACCAGCAGACGCTCGCGGTCGGCCTGTACCAGCTCGTCTCTTACAAGCTCGGCCAGAACTGGGGGGTGTTCGCCGCGGGCGCGCTGATCGGCGCGCTGCCGGTGCTCGTGCTCTTCCAGTTCCTGCAGCGCTTCATCGTCGGCGGGCTGACCAGCGGGGCGGTCAAGAGCTGA
- a CDS encoding serine/threonine-protein kinase produces MSPPEPGGLRAGEVLTRRYLLLEPIARGGMSVIWRAFDQSLQRLVAVKLLDGEFGADRGGRELMRREARATARLIHPDAIEVYDYGETVTSHGRLAAYVVMRLLEGRPLSDRISAGPLPWAEAALIAARLANVLAAAHGRGIVHRDVTAENVLLTADGAKLLDFGIAAFIGEEDEDRASDYGTPPYVAPERLTGMTAAPASDVYALGVLLFEMLTGGTPYPERTWEEIENVRRVGPPPAACAPGLPSEVAALCRDCLSHGPEDRPKAQELADGLTAALAGARTVPGAVAMRWTVVATAAALVAGALVWHQVTAAPERRPSPTTALGTATARPAPVTPLGPVPGRPDPGLGTAPAATPTTRATPIAPTTRPRPVATRETGRGRPDPRAVRTENAPRTPPVVKMARSSVPTLGQSVRGFNALLAEGEDRGGIRPDVALDLRQVLAGSVCCSRDLTPVRGKIADRHREGSLSDELRRALESQLGLVAMALTG; encoded by the coding sequence GTGAGTCCGCCTGAGCCCGGCGGACTCCGCGCGGGAGAGGTGCTCACCCGCAGATACCTGCTGCTCGAACCGATCGCGCGGGGCGGCATGAGCGTCATCTGGCGGGCCTTCGACCAGTCCCTGCAGCGGCTGGTCGCGGTCAAGCTGCTGGACGGCGAGTTCGGCGCCGACCGGGGGGGCCGCGAGCTCATGCGCCGTGAGGCCCGCGCCACCGCGCGGCTCATCCATCCCGACGCGATCGAGGTCTACGACTACGGCGAGACGGTGACCTCGCACGGCCGGCTCGCCGCCTACGTGGTGATGCGGCTGCTTGAGGGGCGCCCGCTCTCCGACCGGATCTCGGCGGGCCCGCTGCCGTGGGCGGAGGCGGCCCTGATCGCCGCCCGGCTGGCCAACGTGCTGGCCGCCGCCCACGGGCGGGGCATCGTCCACCGGGACGTCACCGCCGAGAACGTGCTGCTGACCGCGGACGGCGCCAAGCTGCTCGACTTCGGCATCGCGGCGTTCATCGGGGAGGAGGACGAGGACCGCGCCTCCGACTACGGCACGCCTCCCTACGTCGCCCCCGAACGGCTGACCGGCATGACCGCCGCCCCGGCGAGCGACGTCTACGCGCTCGGCGTGCTGCTCTTCGAGATGCTCACCGGCGGCACGCCGTACCCGGAACGGACCTGGGAGGAGATCGAGAACGTCCGGCGGGTGGGACCGCCGCCCGCCGCCTGCGCCCCGGGACTGCCCTCCGAGGTCGCCGCGCTCTGCCGGGACTGCCTGTCGCACGGGCCTGAGGACCGGCCGAAGGCTCAGGAGCTGGCCGACGGCCTCACCGCGGCCCTGGCCGGAGCCCGTACGGTCCCGGGCGCCGTGGCCATGCGCTGGACGGTGGTCGCGACGGCCGCCGCGCTGGTCGCCGGGGCGCTGGTGTGGCACCAGGTCACCGCCGCCCCGGAGCGGCGCCCGTCCCCCACCACGGCCCTCGGCACCGCCACGGCCCGGCCGGCCCCCGTCACGCCCCTCGGTCCCGTCCCGGGCCGGCCGGATCCCGGCCTCGGCACCGCACCGGCCGCCACGCCCACCACACGCGCCACGCCCATCGCCCCCACCACACGCCCCCGGCCGGTCGCGACCCGCGAGACCGGCCGCGGCCGGCCCGATCCGCGGGCCGTCCGGACGGAGAACGCGCCACGGACGCCCCCCGTGGTGAAGATGGCCCGGTCATCGGTGCCCACCCTCGGCCAGAGCGTGCGGGGCTTCAACGCGCTGCTCGCCGAGGGCGAGGACCGGGGCGGGATCCGGCCCGACGTGGCGCTGGACCTGCGGCAGGTGCTGGCCGGCAGCGTCTGCTGCTCACGCGACCTCACCCCGGTCCGGGGGAAGATCGCCGACCGGCACCGCGAGGGCTCCCTGTCCGACGAGTTGCGCCGGGCGCTGGAGTCGCAGCTCGGGCTCGTGGCGATGGCGCTCACCGGCTGA
- a CDS encoding LacI family DNA-binding transcriptional regulator encodes MSDLPTLAQVAAEAGVSPATASRVLTGSVRVSTSTRRQVHDAISRLGYVRHRAPRGGAGRRSDQVVAVVVCEPAHRLFTEPFYARMITTVEEVLTGHGVPLAVMTATAATSTIATPPLVAGGVDGVLLVGARDRHPLAVTLAASGIPVRSAGRPPDGIDLPHVDMDNRDGGRQAAEHFLLGGRRAVGVIAGPPGLPASRDRLDGFVQTLALAGMTGVPVAYGDFTHSSGVHGMQWLLRRMPHVDAVFAASDVMAAAAVQTLRRTGRRVPEDVAVIGFDDAPIARRISPALTTVRQPVEEFAALATRLLLLSMTSADTVRNNPMLPTELVVRESA; translated from the coding sequence AGGTCGCGGCGGAAGCAGGGGTCTCCCCCGCCACCGCCTCCCGGGTACTCACCGGTTCGGTCAGGGTCAGCACATCGACCCGCAGGCAGGTGCACGACGCGATCTCGCGTCTCGGTTACGTACGGCACCGCGCGCCCCGGGGCGGGGCCGGGCGCCGATCCGACCAGGTCGTGGCCGTCGTGGTCTGCGAGCCCGCACACCGGCTCTTCACCGAGCCCTTCTACGCGCGGATGATCACCACGGTGGAGGAGGTGCTCACCGGCCACGGCGTGCCGCTGGCGGTGATGACGGCCACCGCCGCCACCTCCACCATCGCCACGCCACCGCTCGTCGCCGGAGGGGTCGACGGCGTCCTGCTGGTCGGCGCGCGGGATCGGCATCCCCTCGCGGTGACCCTGGCCGCGTCCGGCATCCCCGTGCGGAGCGCGGGCCGCCCGCCGGACGGCATCGACCTCCCGCACGTCGACATGGACAACCGCGACGGTGGCAGGCAGGCGGCCGAGCACTTCCTCCTCGGCGGCCGGCGAGCCGTCGGCGTCATCGCGGGACCGCCCGGCCTGCCCGCGTCGCGGGACCGGCTCGACGGCTTCGTGCAGACGCTCGCCCTGGCCGGGATGACCGGCGTGCCGGTGGCCTACGGCGACTTCACCCACTCCTCGGGGGTGCACGGCATGCAGTGGCTGCTGCGCCGGATGCCGCACGTCGACGCCGTGTTCGCCGCCTCCGACGTGATGGCCGCGGCGGCCGTACAGACCCTGCGCCGCACCGGCCGCCGGGTGCCCGAGGACGTGGCGGTGATCGGCTTCGACGACGCCCCCATCGCCCGGCGGATCTCTCCCGCGCTCACCACCGTCCGCCAGCCCGTGGAGGAGTTCGCCGCGCTCGCCACCCGGCTGCTGCTGCTCTCCATGACCTCGGCCGACACCGTGAGGAACAACCCGATGCTCCCCACCGAGCTGGTGGTCCGTGAGTCCGCCTGA